DNA sequence from the Agrobacterium tumefaciens genome:
CAGCCCATAAAGCCCGATGCCCATGACGAAGGAAAACAGCGAGCCGATGGAGAAGTTTCGGTCGGCGAAGGCGCGGATATCGACGACCGGGAATTCCACCTTGAAGGCGCGCCAGAAGAACACGACGGCACCGATGACCATGGCGATGGAGCCAAGGACGATATGCTCATCGTTGAACCAGTCCTTGTTATTGCCCTCTTCCAGCACATATTCCAGCGAGCCGAGGAAGACCGCCATGGAGATCAGCCCCCACCAGTCGAACTTCTTCCAGAGCGACTTTTCCGGCTTGTCGAAATCGATCAGGCTCCAGGTGAGGATGGTGACGATGATGCCGGGGATGATGTTGACGAGGAACAGCCAGTGCCAGGAAAAGGCATTGGAGAGATAACCGCCGACCGTCGGCCCGATGGTGGGCGCAAGCGTGGCGACGAGACCGATGATTGGCGACACGACCGAGCGCTTCGAGGGCGGGAAGATCGTAAAGGCGGCAGCAAAGACCGACGGGATCATGCCGCCGCCGATAAAGCCCTGGATCGCGCGGTAGACGATCATCTGGTCAATATTGGTGGCGGTGGCGCAGAGCGCGCTCGAAAGCGTGAAGCCGGCCGCACAGGTGGCGAAGAGCACACGTGTGGACAGGATGCGCGCCAGCGTGCCCGACAGCGGGATCATGATGACTTCGGCAATCAGATAGGAGGTCTGCACCCAGGCGATCTCGTCCGAGCCGGCGCCGAGACCAGCCTGGATTTCTGCCAGCGAGGCGGAAACGATCTGAATATCGAGAATGGACATGAACATGCCGAAGACCATCGCGAAGAACGCGATGAGCCTGCGCCTGTCCATCGGAGGATCGGCGGGGATCGACGCCCCGCCCGTACCGACAACCGTAGCCGCCATGATCTTGCCCTCGACGACGCTTTACTTGGCTTGCGCCGTTTTCGTATTTTCAGGCGCCGTGCGCGTGTCGACATCAACGACAACGCTCAGGCCCGCACGCAGATTGTGCTTTGCAAGATCGTCCTTCGAGAACACGATACGAACAGGCACGCGCTGGATGACCTTGGTGAAGTTGCCCGTGGCATTTTCCGGCGGCAGCATGGAGAAGACCGAACCGGAGCCGGGCGAGATCGACTGCACCGTGCCTTCAATGGTCGCATCATCGAAGGCGTCCACATGGACACGAACCTTCGAGCCGGGAACAACGCTGGCCAGCTGCGTTTCCTTGAAATTGGCGTCGATATAAAGCTCATTCATCGGCACCAGCGAAGCCAGACGCTTGCCGACTGAGACGAGATCACCCGTCTGCACCGCCAGATTGCCGATGACGCCGTCATAGGGCGCTTTCAACAC
Encoded proteins:
- a CDS encoding DHA2 family efflux MFS transporter permease subunit — translated: MAATVVGTGGASIPADPPMDRRRLIAFFAMVFGMFMSILDIQIVSASLAEIQAGLGAGSDEIAWVQTSYLIAEVIMIPLSGTLARILSTRVLFATCAAGFTLSSALCATATNIDQMIVYRAIQGFIGGGMIPSVFAAAFTIFPPSKRSVVSPIIGLVATLAPTIGPTVGGYLSNAFSWHWLFLVNIIPGIIVTILTWSLIDFDKPEKSLWKKFDWWGLISMAVFLGSLEYVLEEGNNKDWFNDEHIVLGSIAMVIGAVVFFWRAFKVEFPVVDIRAFADRNFSIGSLFSFVMGIGLYGLTYLYPLYLGRVRGYDALMIGETMFVSGLAMFFTAPIAGKVSTKLDPRAMMAIGFISFGCGTWIMTYVTTDWDFYELLIPQILRGFGLMMCMVPINNIALGTLPPARIRNASGLFNLTRNLGGAVGLAVINTLLSQRTDDHYVRLAEHISYSNPQALEWLNNVGANYDSYGLDGASVAIKKLVGMVSQQAWILAFADVFFALTLLFGSLIFMTILIQKPKAAPPPDAAH